GCCTTTGGCGGCATCGCTGAACTTTGTCCGGAAGGCATCCATGGAGCCAAAGGCGCCATTGATGGCAGCGGACAGCTTTGCCGAAGGTGTTGTTTTTTCCGGCGAAAGAATGGTCCAGAACAGGCTGTGATTGTAGTGCCCCCCACCGTTATTGCGGATGGCGGTTTCTTTGGCGCTTACTTTCGCCAGAATGTCTTCGAGGCCCAGGGAAGCGAGAACGGTGCCGTTAAGCGCGGCGTTCAGGTTCTTTACATAGCCTGCATGGTGCTTGTCGTGGTGGATCTCCATCGTCATCTTGTCGATATGAGGCTCCAGCGCACCGGTTGCGTATGGCAATTCGGGCAGCGTAAACGGTGCTTTGGCATCAGCCAGGGTTTCCGGACCCTCTGCAGCAAACAACCCTTTCGGGTTTGCCAGGGCAGCCACGCCGGCAAGGCCGGCTACCTTGAGGAATTCTCTTTTATGCATATGTCAGCTATTTTTTATTCTGTACAAAGCTATACGTTTAAGCAAATTTTACACCAACAATTCCCGACCGTTACCTGGTTTTTGAATTTTGATCAAAATAAAGCCGAATATTATCGTTTAATTTGAAATTAATTGGTATTTTACCTTTATATTCATGTGTTGTTGTCGTATTTAATCATTTTTGAAAGATGAAGTTATTTATCCCTGGCTGCAGGCCTGGCCCTGCTCCGGTCAGCATGGCTCCGGATGGTGCCCTGTACCATCTTCACCGGCATCCGCCGGTACCCGTCCATCCCCGGTATATACATGCTGAATTTGTCTTACCTGCAAACTGCTGTTTTGCCCGCTTCGCCTGATAGAGGAGAAGCAGGAATTGAGAATATCACACTATAGATAATAACAGAGCTGTCTGTACGCCCCTGCCTTTCCGATGCATCCGGAGAGGTTTGGCTTTTACTATATGCTGCGAACTGACAGACACAGGTTTTAAGATAGCTTCATCGCTTTTGATTATGATTTAATTTTGATGCACTGGACAAATGGGTTTTGGGCAGAAGTGACCTATACTTTGCTCCAATTTGGCAATAACCATCAATACATTGATCAGACACCAGGCAGGCATAAATTTATTCACCCAATAAATCAAGTCCGGAAGCAGCATGATGATTCAGGAACGCGTACAAAAGACAAGACAAGAGCCGTTGACCTATTCGCCCGTTTTTTTCCGTGCGTCCGGGTCCGGAGAGAAAGCAGCCCTGCTGCAATTGCTGCAGGAGAACCCACAGATCAAAGTTTATGATGAGCTGTATGGGCAGCTGAAAGAGCTCATCAGGAGCCAGCACCCGGCGCGCATGCTTTCTGTGGCAGAATCCGAAGCCGCCATTACCGCCCATCTCGCGGGAAACTCACTGGAAGATTATGGCGTATGGGTGTACTACCCATGGTCAGAAAAGATCGTTCACCTGCTGGATGAAGAGGAATTTGTTGCGATGCGCACTTCCCGCAATATTTATAAGATCAGGACGGAGGAAAGGGATCTGCTGATCCGGAAAAAGATCGGGGTAATAGGCCTGTCCGTGGGGCAGACCATTGCGCTCACCCTTGCCATGGAGCGTATCGGCGGGGAACTGCGCCTCGCGGATTTCGACGACCTGGAACTCTCCAATATGAACCGCATCCGTACCAGCGTCCATAACCTCGGTACCCCCAAAGTGATCTCTGCCGCGCGGGAGATCGCGGAACTGGACCCCTTTATTAAAGTGAAGTGTTATACGGATGGCGCAACGGAAGACAATATCATGGATTTCCTTACCGGAGGCGGTCAGCTGGACCTGCTGGTGGAGGAATGCGACAGCCTCAATGTAAAAATATTAAGCCGCATCAAGGCAAAAGCCCTGCGTATGCCCGTGGTCATGGAAATGAACGACCGGGGTATGCTGGACATCGAACGTTATGACCTCGAACCGGATTACCCCATGATGCATGGCCTCATTCCCGATATGGATATGGAAACGCTCAGCAACCTCACTACCGAGCAGAAAGTGCCCATCCTCGGGCCGATGGTGGGCGGCGAGGCGATGAGCGAAAGGATGAAATACTCCCTGACGCAGATCGGGAAAACCATTACCGCATGGCCTCAACTGGCATCCTCCGTGATGCTGGGCGGCGGAATGGTGGCGGATACCTGCCGCCGCATACTGCTGGATGAACTGAAGGTCTCCGGCAGGTTCTATGTAGATTTTGAGCAACTCATCAAATAGCGCCCAGTAAACTAAAAGAGCAAACCAATGAGTGATTTGATCAAGGTAAGGGCCTTTATTGCTCCGGAAGACCCGGAGGCTTGCATGCGGTTCTATGAGGGCCACAGCAAACTGTTGGAGATACATTTCGGTATTGCCAAGATCACTTCGGGGAATGTGGACTGGATCAACCACAAGAACACGATCGTGATCATCGTGGAAGATGAGACAGGTACCAAGACCTACGGCGGCGCCCGGGTACAGCTGGCAGACGGCGTGATTCCCCTGCCTATAGAAACGGCGATCGGCAAATATGATCCGAAGATCTATACCGATGTGCGCCCGGGAAGCGCCGAGATCTGCGGGATGTGGAACTCAAAGGAGGTGGCCGGCATGGGCATCGGCAGCCTGATCCTGTGCCGGGTAGCCGTAGCGCTGATGAGCCAGCTGCCGATAGACCAGGTACACGTACTTTGCGCTCCCATCACCACCCGGATGGGCAAACGCGTAGGCGCTGTGATAGATACCTCGCTGGGAAATGAAGGCATCTTTTACTATCCGAAAGACGACTTCATTGCCACGGCCATGATCATTAAAGATGTAGATGTGCTTAGCAGTGCAGAGGCCCGGGAAAGGGAGCTGATGTTCGAGCTCCGGAAAAATTTCAATCAGCTCCGGACGGAAACGGGGCCGAAAGGAAATTTTGAAGTATATTACCAGTTGAGCTTGCCGGGATGGGAAAAATAAAAAACGCTAAATTACACCGAAGATTAAAAATGCCGGTACGTTTCATCCTGTTATTGCTCATTTCACTCTTCTGGCGCAGCGCAGCCAGCGCGTCGGAACCTGTCGTATTTGCAGACAGGGACCGGCTGATGCAGATCGGGGAATATATGGAGCTGTACACGGACAAGACCAACAGCCTTACCTTGGAACAGGTGGCCGGCCTGGCGTTCTCCCCCTCCACCCAGAAAGTACCGAACCTGCAGATATCCCCCAATACCCACTGGGCCCGCTTCTCCATCACCAATACCTCGGATGTGACGAAGCTGCTGCTGGAAGTGGAATACCCGATCATCGATGATATCACCTTATTCGAGATCCTGCCCGGCGGCGGACATAAGGCCACGAGGCTCGGCGAATTCCAGTCCTACTACAAAAGACCTTACGACCATCAGAACTATATCTTTCCGCTGGCCATCCCCAAAGGAGAAACCCGCTCCTTCTACCTGAAGATAAGGGCCGGGGAGCAGTTGCAGCTGCCCGTTTATCTGGGATCGGAAAACAGGCTGAACGCAAAGAATACCGAACGTAATTTCATCATGGGCCTGTATATCGGCATCATTCTCGTGATGGCGCTGTACAACCTGTTCATTTTTATTACGATACGGGACTGGAGTTACCTGATCTACGTCAGCTATATCATTTGCGTAGGGCTCACACAGGCCTCGCAGCAGGGCTACACCTTCCGCTTCCTCTGGCCGGAAAATACCTGGCTGGCCATGCACGATACCGTGCTGATACCGATACTGAACGGCATCACGGCGGCGCTGTTCATATCGTCGTTCCTGCATGCCCGGGAAAAATACAAGCTGGGGTACCATATGCTCAACGCCGTGATCGTACTGTATCTGCTGAACCTCATTCCGATGTTCATGGACCGGTACTTCGTTGCGCAGATCTGGGTGCAGCTGGTGGCGCTCAGCGGGTCTGTTATCGCCATCTTTGTGGGTGTGAAGGTGAGCAACAAAGGCTTTCTACCGGCCCGCTTTTTCCTCGTAGCATGGGGTATCTTCCTGTCCAGCGTCTGTATTTTCGTGTTGCGCAATTTCAATGTGCTGCCGTATAACGACTTCACCTATTACGCCCTGCAGGTAGGCTCCGCGGCCGAGGTCACCCTGCTGTCCTTTGCCCTGGCCAACAAGATCAATATCTACCGGAAGGAAAAGGAGGAATCCCAGGCGCATGCCCTCCGGGTGTCGCAGGAGAACGAACAGCTGGTGCGCGAGCAGAACGCCATCCTGGAAGCCAAAGTGCAGGAACGTACAGAGGCCCTGCAAAGCAGCAACAAGGAGTTGAACAAAGCGCTCAGCGGGCTGAAAGAAGCCCAGACCCAATTGGTGGAGGCGGAAAAAATGGCTTCCCTCGGCCAGCTGACCGCAGGTATCGCCCACGAGATCAACAACCCCATCAACTTTGTAACGTCCAATATCAAACCGCTTAAACTGGATTTTGAAGACATCCGCAACCTGCTCCGCCGCTATGACACCCTCGGCCAGGGCGGGAATGTGCAGGAACAGCTGGCGGATATAGAACGATATAAACAGGAAATCGATATAGATTACGTTCACAGCGAAATAGATACGCTCATCAAGGGCATTGAGGATGGCGCCAACCGTACGGCAGAGATCGTAAAGGGGCTGCGTACCTTCAGCCGGCTGGATGAGAGCGATCTCAAGATCGTGGACATCCACGAAGGGCTGAATTCCACCATGGTACTATTGCGCAATACCACCCCGCAACATGTAAAGATCATCCGTGATTACGGTGAACTGCCCAAGATCGAGTGTTATGCCGGCAAGCTCAACCAGGTATTCCTCAATATCCTGAACAACGCCCTGAATGCCATCAAAATGAAACCCGAACAAGGGGATGAGTCCATTACCATCACCACCCGCCAGGTGGATAACAAAACGGTGAGCATCAGCATTAAAGACAGCGGTATCGGTATGACGGAGAAGGTGAAAGAGAAGATATTCGAACCGTTCTTCACCACCAAGGACGTGGGAGAAGGTACGGGATTGGGGCTCTCCATCGTTTTCAGTATTATAGAAAAGCATCATGGAAAAGTAGTCGTTGAGTCGGCCCCGGGTAAAGGAGCGGAATTTATTATATATTTACCGCTCAATGTTCCTGGTGTTCAGAGTCATTCGTCCTAACAATAAACCCTCATGAAAAGCAACCGTATCAGGATACTGTACATCGATGATGAAGTACATAACCTCAATGCATTCCGTGCCAATTTCAGGCGGAGCTATGAGATATATACCGCCAATTCCGCAGCCGAAGGTATGCAGGTGCTCCGCGGCATAGAAGTCCATATCATTATTGCCGACCAGAAGATGCCCGGTACTACGGGAGTAGAGTTTTTTCACGAGATCAAGGACATACTGCCAGACCCCATCCGCATCCTGCTCACCGGTTATACGGATGTGGAAGATATCATTGACGCCATCAACAAAGGCCA
This genomic stretch from Chitinophaga sp. XS-30 harbors:
- a CDS encoding superoxide dismutase; its protein translation is MHKREFLKVAGLAGVAALANPKGLFAAEGPETLADAKAPFTLPELPYATGALEPHIDKMTMEIHHDKHHAGYVKNLNAALNGTVLASLGLEDILAKVSAKETAIRNNGGGHYNHSLFWTILSPEKTTPSAKLSAAINGAFGSMDAFRTKFSDAAKGVFGSGWAWLIVGKDKKLAVTSTPNQDNPLMKGLVKETGTPILGLDVWEHAYYLKHQNKRPDYIAAFWDVVNWKEVEKRYDAAMKK
- a CDS encoding 7TM diverse intracellular signaling domain-containing protein, which encodes MPVRFILLLLISLFWRSAASASEPVVFADRDRLMQIGEYMELYTDKTNSLTLEQVAGLAFSPSTQKVPNLQISPNTHWARFSITNTSDVTKLLLEVEYPIIDDITLFEILPGGGHKATRLGEFQSYYKRPYDHQNYIFPLAIPKGETRSFYLKIRAGEQLQLPVYLGSENRLNAKNTERNFIMGLYIGIILVMALYNLFIFITIRDWSYLIYVSYIICVGLTQASQQGYTFRFLWPENTWLAMHDTVLIPILNGITAALFISSFLHAREKYKLGYHMLNAVIVLYLLNLIPMFMDRYFVAQIWVQLVALSGSVIAIFVGVKVSNKGFLPARFFLVAWGIFLSSVCIFVLRNFNVLPYNDFTYYALQVGSAAEVTLLSFALANKINIYRKEKEESQAHALRVSQENEQLVREQNAILEAKVQERTEALQSSNKELNKALSGLKEAQTQLVEAEKMASLGQLTAGIAHEINNPINFVTSNIKPLKLDFEDIRNLLRRYDTLGQGGNVQEQLADIERYKQEIDIDYVHSEIDTLIKGIEDGANRTAEIVKGLRTFSRLDESDLKIVDIHEGLNSTMVLLRNTTPQHVKIIRDYGELPKIECYAGKLNQVFLNILNNALNAIKMKPEQGDESITITTRQVDNKTVSISIKDSGIGMTEKVKEKIFEPFFTTKDVGEGTGLGLSIVFSIIEKHHGKVVVESAPGKGAEFIIYLPLNVPGVQSHSS
- a CDS encoding ThiF family adenylyltransferase, which translates into the protein MMIQERVQKTRQEPLTYSPVFFRASGSGEKAALLQLLQENPQIKVYDELYGQLKELIRSQHPARMLSVAESEAAITAHLAGNSLEDYGVWVYYPWSEKIVHLLDEEEFVAMRTSRNIYKIRTEERDLLIRKKIGVIGLSVGQTIALTLAMERIGGELRLADFDDLELSNMNRIRTSVHNLGTPKVISAAREIAELDPFIKVKCYTDGATEDNIMDFLTGGGQLDLLVEECDSLNVKILSRIKAKALRMPVVMEMNDRGMLDIERYDLEPDYPMMHGLIPDMDMETLSNLTTEQKVPILGPMVGGEAMSERMKYSLTQIGKTITAWPQLASSVMLGGGMVADTCRRILLDELKVSGRFYVDFEQLIK